From the genome of Candidatus Defluviilinea proxima:
ATCATCATGACCGGCGTGACAGCGCTTGTGCGTGCAACAGCAGTCACGATGGAACTCAAAGGTTCAACGTATCCCGGCGAAAAGATGCGCGATGTGTTCCGTGAAGCGGATATCATGCATGTGAGCAATGAGATCCCGTTTTTCACGGGGTGCCCGTACCCGAAGCCTGAAGCAGGCGCGCTCGTGTTTTGCAGTGACCCGAAATACATGGACTTGATTACAGATGTTGGCACGGATGTGATCGAGTTGACGGGGAATCACTTCGCCGATTATGGCCCGTTCGCCATGTATGAAACGCTGGATATGTATAACGCGCACAACATTCCGTATTTTGGCGGTGGGCGTGACTTGAAGGATTCGCTCAAGCCAGCGTTGTTTGAGAAGAACGGCAACAAGATCGCATTCATTGGATGTAACAAACCCGATGTGGGGCGCTTCCCAACGGCGACCGATTATCAACCCGCGCCGCACCTTGTAATTTCCCGTATCTCAAGGAAAAGATCGCCGAGTTGAAATCACAGGGTTATGTTGTAGTTTCCACGTTTCAATGGAACGAAAGTTACGATTACAACCCGAACCCACAACAGGTCACTGATTTTCGCTTGATGGCTGATTCGGGTGCATCCATTGTCAGTGGCAGTCAGGCACATTATGCGCAGAAGATGGAATTCTACGATGGTGCGTTCATCCACTATGGATTGGGCAATCTGTTCTTCGATCAGATGGGTGACCAGGATTGGATGCCGCCCGGCATTCGCCGTT
Proteins encoded in this window:
- a CDS encoding CapA family protein — protein: MKSQGYVVVSTFQWNESYDYNPNPQQVTDFRLMADSGASIVSGSQAHYAQKMEFYDGAFIHYGLGNLFFDQMGDQDWMPPGIRRLFFDRYVVYDGKLVSVELITGMLEDYSRPRIMNEQERAEFLNEYFYYSGWTQLAPTPTPSITPTLTPLAVP